The following are from one region of the Nicotiana tabacum cultivar K326 chromosome 3, ASM71507v2, whole genome shotgun sequence genome:
- the LOC142176430 gene encoding uncharacterized protein LOC142176430: MNYTVTEQELLAIFYAFEKFWAYFFGSKVIVYTDHAALLYLIAKKDAKPKLIRWVLLLQEFDFEVKDRKGTENQVVDHLSRLEEARRPKGDLEINDAFPDEHILALSSTFAPLYADIANYLVSDLIPNGLESYQKKKFLRDCRQYYWEEPFLFRVCIDNIIRSFYGMKYILVAVDYVSKWVEAIALPNNEARSKTTFLKKNIFTRFGTPRAILGDGGSHFCNKAFMGLLDKYGIKHKVATPYHPQPSGQV, translated from the exons ATGAATTATACGGTGACTGAGCAAGAACTTCTTGCCATTTTCTATGCCTTTGAGAAATTCTGGGCCTACTTCTTCGGATCCAAGGTGATAGTGTACACAGATCATGCCGCTCTTCTCTATCTTATAGCAAAGAAGGATGCAAAGCCTAAGTTGATACGGTGGGTCCtattattgcaagagtttgacttcGAAGTCAAAGATAGAAAAGGGACGGAAAATCAAGTGGTGGATCATTTATCAAGGCTTGAAGAGGCACGGAGACCAAAGGGAGATCTTGAAATCAATGATGCTTTCCCGGATGAACACATATTGGCATTATCTAGCACTTTTGCTCCTTTGTATGCCGATATTGCTAACTATTTGGTTAGTGACCTTATTCCGAATGGATTGGAATCCTATCAGAAGAAGAAGTTTTTGAGAGATTGTCGGCAATATTATTGGGAAGAACCATTCTTGTTCCGTGTTTGTATTGATAACATCATCCGAAG CTTTTATGGTATGAAATATATCTTGGTGGCTGTggactatgtgtccaaatgggttgaagcaattgcCTTACCAAACAACGAGGCAAGGAGTAAGACCACATTcttaaagaaaaacatattcacacggtttggcactcctagagccaTTCTTGGTGATGGTGGGTCTCATTTCTGTAACAAGGCTTTCATGGGGCTACTAGATAAATATGGAATCAAGCATAAGGTggccacaccttatcatccccaACCAAGTGGCCAAGTTTAA